Genomic window (Bradyrhizobium sp. 186):
ACCTCGAGATTCCGGGTTCGCGTCTTCGACGCGCCCCGGAATGACATCAACAAATTGTATTTCGCCAGACGCTAGAGACTTGCACCATGGCCCTCGTCCTCACCGAAGAACAATCGATGCTCCGCGACAGCGCGCGCGGGCTGATCAGCGACAAGGCGCCGGTGTCGCATCTGCGCCACTTGCGCGATTCCAAGGATCCGACCGGCTTCTCCAAGGAATTCTGGCATTCCTTCGCCGAGATGGGCTTCGCCGGCCTGCTGGTGCCGGAAGAGTTCGGCGGCAGCGGTCTCGGCTTCGTCGAGGCCGGCGTCGTGGTGGAGGAGATCGGCCGCACGCTGATGCCGTCGCCGTTCCTCGCCACCAGCGTGGTGGCGGCGTCGGCACTGAACCGCGGCGGCAACGCGGCGCAGAAGTCGGAATATTTGCCGAAGATCTCCAACGGCTCGCTGCTCGCGACGCTCGCAGTTGACGAAGGCGCAAAGCACCGTCCGCTCAAGACCAGCCTCCAGGCCGTGCGCGCCGGCAACGGCTTCAAGCTGAGCGGTGCCAAAGCCCTCGTTGTTGACGGCCACGTCGCCGATCTTCTCATCGTCGCCGCGCGCACCGCTGGCTCGGCCGGCGAGCGCGATGGGTTGACGCTGTTCCTGGTCAATCCCAAGACCAGGGGCGTTGCGGTCGAGCGCACAATCATGGTCGACGCGCACAATGCGGCGCGGATCGAGTTCGCCAATGTCGAGGTCAATGCCGACAGCGTGCTCGGCGAGGTCGATCAGGGTGCTGCGCTACTGGATGGCGTGCTCGACATCGGCCGCGGCGGCGTGGCCTCCGAAATGGTGGGCCTCAGCGAAGAGGTGTTCAACCGCACCGTCGAGTACCTGAAGAACCGCAAGCAGTTCGGCAAGCTGATCGGCGAATTCCAGGCGCTCCAGCACCGCGCCGCCGAACTCTATGTCGACATCGAGATCACCCGCGCTGCCGTGATGAAGGCGCTCCAGGCGCTCGATACGGATGTCGCCAAGGCCGCATCGGCCGTCGCGGTGGCAAAAGCCCGCGCCGGCACCACCGCCACCCGCGCGGTGCAGGAAGGCGTGCAGATGCATGGCGGCATGGGCATGACCGACCAGTTCGATATCGGCTTCTTCATGAAGCGCGCGCGGGTTTGTGAGGAACTGTTCGGCGATACGAACTACCACACCGAGCAGCTCGCCCGGGGGCGGGGGTATTGAGGCGGGGGGCGACGCGCGACTGAGGTCGTCATGGCCGGGCTTGTCCCGGCCATCCACGTTCTTTCGGTGCTGCAAAACGTGGATGCCCGGGACAAGCCCGGGCATGACGATTGAGAGCGTGGCTGCGCTCGAAGCTTATTACCGCACCGGCGGCGCGTACTGCACGCCACCTGCATTCCAGAGCTGGTTCATGCCGCGCGGGATCTTCAGCTTGGACTTCTCGCCGATGTTGCGCTCGTACATCTCGCCGTAATTGCCGACGTTGCGGATGATGCGGACGACCCAGTCCTTGGTGAGGCCGAGCTGCTCGCCGTAATTGCCTTCGGTGCCGACCAGCCGCATCACCTCGGGCTTCTTCGACTTCAAGGCATCGTCGATGTTCTCCGAGCTGACGCCGAGCTCTTCCGCGTTGATCATCGCATAAAGCGTCCACTTCACGATCATCATCCAGTCGTCGTCGCGCTGGCGCACGACGGGCGCGAGCGGCTCCTTGGAGATCATGTCCGGCAGGATCATGTGGTCGCCGGGCTTGCCGAGGTTCAGCCGCAGCGCATAGAGCTGGGAGACGTCGGCAGTGAGCGTATCGCACTTGCCGGTGTCGTAGGCCTTCACGACGTCATCCAGCTTGTCGAACTTCACCTCTTCATACTTCATGTTGTTGGCACGGAAGTAGTCGGCGACGTTGAGTGCCGTGGTGGTTCCCGACTGCACGCAAACCTTGCTGCCGGTCAGGTCCAGCGCGGTCTCCTTGTTGCGCGAGCGCGGCAGCATGAAGCCCGCGCCGTCGTAATAGGCCACCGCCGGGAAATAGAGGTCGTAGTCGAGTTCGCGCGCCATGCTCCAGGTCGAGTTGCGCGAGAGGATGTCCACCTTGCGGCTCTGCAATTCCTTGAAGCGCTCGCTGGCGTCGAGCGGCACGAATTTGGCCTTGGCCGGATCGTTGAAGATCGCGGCGGCCACCGCGCGGCAGAAATCGACGTCGAAACCGGTCCAGTTGCCCTTGTCGTCGGGGATCGAGAAGCCCGGCAGGCCCTTGTTGACGCCGCACAGCACCTCGCCGCGGCGGACGGTGCGCTTCAGCGTGCGGGTGTCGTAGAACTCATAGATCACCGCCAGGACGCCGACCAGCACGGCAACCGCGAGCCCGATCAGCAGGCCGCCTCGAAATGTGCGCATCATGTTGCTCTCTCGAAAATATCGGGAAAAGGAATTTGGGCGAGGGCGGGAAGCATGATCCGGAAAAGTGCGAAGCGGTTTTCCGAAAAGATCATGCTCAAACGATAACCCTTACAGTTCAGGCTTCTGCCGCACCACGACCTTGGTGCCGACCGGAACGCGGTCATAGAGATCGGCGACGTCGTTGTTGACCAGCCGGAAACAGCCTGAGGAGACCTTGGTGCCGATCGTATCGGGACGGTTGGTGCCGTGGATGCGATAGACGGTGGTGCCGAGATACATGGCGCGGGCGCCGAGCGGATTGCCGGGGCCGCCGGCCATGAAGCGCGGCAGATAGGGCTGGCGCTGGATCATCTCCGGCGGGGGCGTCCAGTCCGGCCATTCCGCCTTCTTGGCGATGTTCAGCAGACCCTGCCACTGAAAGCCGTCACGGCCGACGCCGATGCCGTAGCGGATCGCGCGTCCGCCGGGCTGCACCAGATAGAGGTGGCGCTCGGAAGTTGAGATGATGATGGTGCCTGGCGGCTCCGTCGTGCGGAAGTAAACCACCTGCTTCTGCCATTCCGGATCGAGCTCATAGGCGTCGTCAGCCACCAGACCGGGCTCGTCGCCGCGGTCAGGCTGCTGGGCGACGGCCTGGGGCGCAGACAGGATCAGGCCGATCGCGGCCAAAAACATCCCCGTCAGACGACGAAAATCCGTCATTTCAAGCTCTCCCCGCTGCCACTGCGCAAATCATCCGGAACCATCTGAACTCAGGGGCAGCTTCGTGGCAAGTTGATGGCGCGCCCGGCTGGTATGTCACGAGAATACTTTGGTTTTTTGACGGGACCGGGCAATGCCACAAACAGGGGATGGCGCGAAAAGCACAGATTGTCGCCGCGGTGGCAGTGCGCTCCCTCTCCCGCTTGCGGGAGTGGGGAGAGGGTATCTCCGCAGCGAGACTCCCCCAGAGGAGAGAGCCCTCACCCGGCGCTGCGCGCCGACCTCTCCCGCAAGCGGGAGAGGTTGAGGGAGTGCGCGGCCACTTCACGTGCGCCAACAGGCATCCTGTCATATCTGGTTATTCTCCGGCGCGGTCCCGAGGCGCCGGACGATTTCGGCGCCGACGGCGCGCGCCTCGTTCCGCGAGCCAATACGGGGACTGCGGAATTTCTGCCCGGACCGCAATCGGATCACGACGATGCAGTGCTCGTCCTCGGATCGGCCCCGGCGCTCCACCGTGATCGCCTGCACGTCGTGGCCCTCGATATGGTCCGCACGCGGCGTGCCGTCCCCCCATAAACGTTCCACGCGGATGTCCCCTTGCCGGATGATCCAGAAGGCGCCGGTCACGAGATTGGCGTATCGGTGAACGGCGAACGCGGCGATCGCGCTGATCGGCAACAGCATGATGTCGATCGAGCTGGGCGACAGACCACGCCAGAGCTTGTAGGCGTAGGGCACGACCGAGAGCCCGACAACGATCAAGGCCGCGATCCGAACGTCCCGTGCGGAAAACGGCTCGAGGGGTTCGCCGAGATGCATCTCGGGATTGCTGGCATCGAGCGGATTGACCGGTGCTTCGACATTGGGAACGCCAAGCTGCGCAGCGATCCGGGCAACCGTTTCGCGGACATGCGTGACGTCGGAGATGGGCGGGGACGTCAGGCGCTCGCCCGAAGCGAGTGTGAAGGCCAGATTGAAGCGGGTCTTGGATGTCTTGCTTCGCTGCACCTGTAGTCCCGCGATGTCGTCTCTCGCAACGATCCTGGTGCGGAGCCGCCCGAACGGACGCTGTTGCCCGATCAGGATCTCGTCCGGCGTGATGATCCACACCACCGCCGGTGCAAGCATGACGGCGCCGACGAACGCTGCGCCCACCAGGAGCGCGAGCACCGAGATGCTCACCTCCAGGGTATCGTGCGTGAACAGGCCCGGCGTGAAGCAGAGCGAAACGGCCGCGGCAAAGCCGGCCATGACCAGCCGCTGCACGATCGAGGAGCCTTCACGAAGGCGAATTTCGTTGCTGGGGGTCGCGTCGACCATTTCGGGGCGGCTGATTGCGTCGGTGCGAAACTCCACGGACGGGTCCGTGGAGTCAAGCGACATCGCCAGCGACCGCATGAGGCGTCAGCTATTGGCGTTCAGCAGCCGCGCCACCGTGCGGTCGATCTCGTCGTAGCGGCCTTCGCCTTCGTGCTGAAACACGATCTTGCTGGCGGCGGCGCCGATCATTTCGGCGCAAGCCACAGTCTGAGGCCGAACGAAATCACGGTGATGGCGCCCACCCCGCCGAGCCAGAGAACGGCGAACCATATCAGCCGTCGCCCCAGCGGCCTCGGCTCTGCTTCGCGCGGCATCAGTGATAACCGCTCCCGGCCCGGACCTTGCCGCGGAAGACCCAATAGGCCCAGCCGGTATACCCGAGAATCAGCGGCACCAGTCCGGCCACGCCGACGAGCATGAAGATCTGGCTGTTCTGCGGCGCAGCCGCCTGCCAGATCGTGATGCTCTGCGGCACGATATAGGGATACATGCTGATACCCAGCCCGGCATAGGACAGCCCGAACAATACCAACACCAGAAAGAACGGCCGGGAGTCCTGCTTTTGCCCGAGGCTGCGTATCAAGAGCGCGGTGACGGCGGCGACCGCGACCGGCACCGGCGCGACCAGGACGACGTTCGGCCAGGCGAACCAATGCTGCGCGTATTGAATGCTGAGGAACGGCGTGGCGATGCTGACCGTTGCGATCGCCGCAAGCATCGCGAACAGCAGATACCAGCTCAGCCGGTAGGCCTTCTCGCGCAGGGCGCCCTCGGTCTTCAGAATGAGCCAAGTGGCGCCCAGCAAGGAATAGCCGATCATCAGGGCAATTCCCGTCAGGAGGCTGAACGGCGTCAGCCAGTCCCACCAGCCGCCGGCATAATTCCGCGCCTCGACATGCACGCCTTGCAGGATGGCGCCGAGCGCAACGCCCTGCGCCAGCGTCGCCAGCAGCGATCCTCCGGCAAAGGCAATGTCCCAACGGTTTCGTGCAGCGGTGGTACGCCAGCGGAATTCGAAGGCGACACCGCGGAAGACCAGTCCGATCAGCATCGCGATCATGGGTGTATAGAGCGCCGGCATCAGCACCGCGTAGGCGAGCGGAAAGGCCGCCATCAGGCCGCCGCCGCCCAGCACCAACCAGGTCTCGTTGCCATCCCAGACCGGCGCCACGCTGTTCATCATGACGTCGCGGTCGGCCTTGGCGGGAAACAAGGGAAACAGCATGCCGAGGCCGAGATCGAATCCGTCCATCACGACATAGACGAACACCGCGAACGCGATGATGAGCGCCCAGACCGTGGCGAGGTCGATGGCGGCGATCATGACAGCGCACCCTGTCCCGCAACGCCCGAGGCCGGTGTGATGCCGGCGGCGCGCGTCGGCATGTCGCCGCGTGGCCCCTGCTCTCCATGATGAGGCGAGGCCGCCATCAGGCGCAAAATGTAAATGGCGCCAGCCGCGAACACGACGAAATAGACGACGATGAAGGCCAGCAATGACGAACCCACCGCGGGCGCGGCCAGCGGCGAGGCGGCGTCCGCGGTTCGCAACAGGCCGTAGACCGTGAAAGGCTGCCGGCCGGTCTCGGTGGTGATCCAGCCCGCGAGCACCGCGATGAACCCCGCCGGCCCCATCGTCAGCGCGAAAATGTGCAGCGGCCGGGAGTCGAACAGGGTGCCGCGCCAGCGTGTCCACAGGCTGAACAGCCCCAGCCCGAAGATCAGGAAGCCCAACGCGACCATGATGCGGAACGACCAGAATGTGATCGGTACCGGCGGCCAGTTTTCGCGCGGTACGGTATCAAGTCCCGCGAGCGGCGCATCGAGGGAATGCTTGAGGATGAGCGAAGACAGTTTCGGTATCTCGATCGCGTATTTGACTCGGCCGGCGTCCTGATTGGGCAGGCCGAATAGAATCAGCGGCGCACCGTCCTTGTGGCTCAGGTAATGCCCTTCCATCGCCATGACCTTCGCCGGTTGATGCGCCAGCGTGTTGATGCCGTGCTGGTCGCCAGCCAGGATCTGGATCGGCGCGACCAGTGCCGCCATCCACATCGCCATCGAGAACATTACCCGGGGGCCGGCAAGATGCGGGTCGCGCAGCAGATGATATGCGCCGACCGCGCCGACCACGAGCGACGTCGTCAGGTAGGCGGCGAGCACCATATGCACGAGCCGGTAGGGGAAGGACGGATTGAAAATAACCTTGAACCAGTCGGCGACTACGAACTGGCCATCGGAATTGACGGCGTAGCCCGCCGGGGTCTGCATCCACGAATTGGCCGAGAGGATCCAGAACGCCGAGATCAGCGTGCCGATCGCGACCATCAGCGTCGCGACGAAGTGCAGCCTTGGGCCGACGCGCTCGAGACCGAATAGCATCACGCCGAGGAAGCCTGCCTCGAGGAAGAACGCGGTCAGCACCTCATAGGCCATCAAGGGACCGATCACGGGGCCCGTCTTGTCGGCGAAACCCGACCAGTTGGTTCCAAACTGGTAGGACATCACGATGCCCGAGACCACGCCCATGCCGAACGCGATCGCGAAGATCTTCAGCCAATAGTGGAACAGGTTGAGGAAGACCTCACGGCCGGTCCACAGCCAGACGGCTTCCAGCACAGCAAGATAGCTGGCAAGCCCGATCGAGAACGCCGGAAACACGATGTGGAACGACATCGTGAATGCAAACTGCGCTCGTGCAAGCACGATTGGATCAAGGTTCGATAGCATCGGCGCTCCCGTCACAACGCGACAAGTTGTGGCTATTATGGGGGCGCCGATCTGGCTGCTCAGCTACGCAATCGCGCCCAGCTTATGAATGATGACCCATGCCGTCCTCCCATCATATAGGACTCTTTGTCTAACCTGTACGACATCAGCTATTGGCGTTCAGCAGCCGCGCCACTGTGCGGTCGATCTCGTCATAGCGGCCTTCGCCTTCGTGCTGGAACACGATCTTGCCGTTCTGGTCGATGATGTATTGCGCCGGCCAATATCGGTTGCGGTAGGCGTTCCAGGTCTTGGAATCGTTGTCCTGCGCCACCGGATAGGTGATGCCGTGGCGCTTCAGTGCCGCCTGCACATTGGAGGCCGAGCGCTCGAACGGGAATTCCGGCGTGTGCACGCCGACCACGACCAGGCCGCGATCTTTGTATTTGGCGTAGAGCTCGGTGACATGCGGCAGCGTGTTGACGCAGTTGACGCAGCCATAGGTCCAGAAATCCACCAGCACGACCTTGCCGCGCAGCTCGGCGAGGTTGAGCGGTTTTGAGTTGAACCAGTTGGTGATGCCGGCGAAGTCGGGCGCGGTCTCTTGGGCAGCGGCAGCGGTCACCATCGGCGCCGCGCGCGCGGCCTCGTCGCAAATGCCGGGGATGACGGCGCCGGTCACGGCGATGCCGATGAGCGCGGCGGATACGGCGAGCAGTTTGAGCGTCATGGAAGCTTCCTCCGTTGAGATGGTGTGATCACAGGCCGATCTGGCCGGTGGGATAGAATCCGGTGAGCCACGCCACGATCAGCGTGTCGTATTGAAAGTAGGCGGCGACCGCGAAGGCGATCACGACGACGCCAAATCCCTGCTGCAAGCGCGGTGAGATCCGCGCGAGACTGCGCACGCGTGTGGTCGCGGCCTGCCCGCCATAGGCGATCGCGAGCATCGGGATCGCTGCGCCGATGGCGTAGGCGACCAGCAGCGTGCCGGCCCAGGAGAGGCTCTTCGAGGTCGCCACCAGCGTCAGGATCGAGCCGAGCACGGGGCCAGCGCAGGGCGTCCAGACCAGGCCGAGCGTGGTGCCGAGCGCCAGCCCGCCGAGACCGCCGAGCGCGCCGTCGCGCTGAGTGGCGCTGGAGTTGCCGAGATCGAGCCAGCCATTGAGCCGGATCGACAGCCATTCGAACGGCGCCGGCCACAGCATCAACAGGCCGAAGCCGAGCAGTAGGAGCGACGCCGCCGAACGCAGCACGTTCGGATCGAAATCGAACAGCCGCGTGATCGCGCCGAGCAGCAGCGCGGTCGCGGAGAAGGAGATGACGAAGCCGAGCGCGATCATCGCGGGGCGCAAATGCCCGGCACGGCCGATCGAGGCGCCGAGCAGGATCGGCAGCATCGGCAGCGTGCAGGGCGCGGCGATGGTGAGGACACCGGCAAGAAGAGCGAAGGTGAGTTCGAGCATCGGGCCACTCGTGAATGGGGTCACGAGGTTGCTTCGGGATGAATGCGTCAGTCGTTACGCAGTGTCACACGTTCGTGACGGGGGAAGCCGTTGCCGCGTCGACGGTGCGCCCCCTCTCCCGCTTGCGGGGGAGGGCCGGGGTGGGGGTGTCTCCGCAATGGGACACTTCCCAAGAGGAAAAAGCCCTCACCCGCCGCGCGCGGGACGATGCTCCGCATCGCCCGGGGCGCGTCGGCCTCTCCCGCAAGCGGGAGAGGCGGGAGCGCGCGGAGAGAGTTCGCCCCAAACACAAAACGACCCGGAGGGGGGCATCCCGTCCGGGTCGCTGGAGGTCCTTGGGAGGTTTAGAGCAAAATCGTATGTGACGTTTATAGGGAGGAAGTTTTTCCGCCTGATGTTGTGCTTCGTTTCAATTGTTTCGTCGGCGGTAACACTTCCGTGTCCGGGTAGGGTCGAGGGGCGATCCTATCCTGTTGAAATCTTTGGCTTTCAGGCAGCGAAGCGGTCGACGCCACAGCCTTTAAGCAACTCGGCAAGTTGCTTGCGGGCGTAGAACATCCGGGTCTTCACCGTGCTCTGCGGGATGCCGATGATCTGACCGACCTCCTCCACCGACTTCTCATGGTAGTAGACGAGGGTGATGATCTCGCGATGAGCGGGCGACAGCTTGGCGACGCAGGCGCGCAGGATCGCGCTGGTGTCGCTGCGGTCGAGCGAAGTCTCCGGCGTGTCGCAGTCATCCGCGATCTGCCGCACGTCTTCCTGGTCGATGTCCTCGAAGCGGCGCTGGCGCATCGCGGTCAGCGCCTTGAAGCGGGCGATCGACAGCAGCCAGGTCGAGACCTGCGAGCGGCCCTGGAACTGGCCGGCGGTCCGCCACACGTCGAGGAAAACCTGGCTGACCAGGTCTTCCGCCGTGGTGGCATCGCGCACGATCCGCAGAATGAAGCGGTAGACGCGCACATTATGACGGCAATAGAGGATGTGCATCGACGTCCGGTTGCCGTCGGCAATGCTTTCGAGAAGCATGTCGTCCGAGGTCGCCTGAGCGGCAACGATGCTCTGGCTGGCTTGGGCGTTGATGGCGATGACGTTCTGCATTGACTGGCTCCCCGTAGCGCCGCAACCGAGCGGCGTTTCCTTGGACCAAAGTGTTAATGAGCCAACGTTTCGGGACGTCTGCACCAAAAGCGGAAAATGGTTTCGTGCGCCGTCAAATTGTTTCGTCGGAAAGGCCGCGACGAAACATTCGGAGTAAAAAGGCGTGGAATTTCAATGTACGGAAAATACGGGGACGGAGGATTGACGGCGCCCGGAACGAATTTTGGGTGTTTGCGTTTGTGGGCGCCACACACTCCAC
Coding sequences:
- a CDS encoding acyl-CoA dehydrogenase family protein; this translates as MALVLTEEQSMLRDSARGLISDKAPVSHLRHLRDSKDPTGFSKEFWHSFAEMGFAGLLVPEEFGGSGLGFVEAGVVVEEIGRTLMPSPFLATSVVAASALNRGGNAAQKSEYLPKISNGSLLATLAVDEGAKHRPLKTSLQAVRAGNGFKLSGAKALVVDGHVADLLIVAARTAGSAGERDGLTLFLVNPKTRGVAVERTIMVDAHNAARIEFANVEVNADSVLGEVDQGAALLDGVLDIGRGGVASEMVGLSEEVFNRTVEYLKNRKQFGKLIGEFQALQHRAAELYVDIEITRAAVMKALQALDTDVAKAASAVAVAKARAGTTATRAVQEGVQMHGGMGMTDQFDIGFFMKRARVCEELFGDTNYHTEQLARGRGY
- a CDS encoding amino acid ABC transporter substrate-binding protein codes for the protein MRTFRGGLLIGLAVAVLVGVLAVIYEFYDTRTLKRTVRRGEVLCGVNKGLPGFSIPDDKGNWTGFDVDFCRAVAAAIFNDPAKAKFVPLDASERFKELQSRKVDILSRNSTWSMARELDYDLYFPAVAYYDGAGFMLPRSRNKETALDLTGSKVCVQSGTTTALNVADYFRANNMKYEEVKFDKLDDVVKAYDTGKCDTLTADVSQLYALRLNLGKPGDHMILPDMISKEPLAPVVRQRDDDWMMIVKWTLYAMINAEELGVSSENIDDALKSKKPEVMRLVGTEGNYGEQLGLTKDWVVRIIRNVGNYGEMYERNIGEKSKLKIPRGMNQLWNAGGVQYAPPVR
- a CDS encoding L,D-transpeptidase, giving the protein MTDFRRLTGMFLAAIGLILSAPQAVAQQPDRGDEPGLVADDAYELDPEWQKQVVYFRTTEPPGTIIISTSERHLYLVQPGGRAIRYGIGVGRDGFQWQGLLNIAKKAEWPDWTPPPEMIQRQPYLPRFMAGGPGNPLGARAMYLGTTVYRIHGTNRPDTIGTKVSSGCFRLVNNDVADLYDRVPVGTKVVVRQKPEL
- a CDS encoding DUF2474 domain-containing protein, whose translation is MPREAEPRPLGRRLIWFAVLWLGGVGAITVISFGLRLWLAPK
- the cydB gene encoding cytochrome d ubiquinol oxidase subunit II — protein: MIAAIDLATVWALIIAFAVFVYVVMDGFDLGLGMLFPLFPAKADRDVMMNSVAPVWDGNETWLVLGGGGLMAAFPLAYAVLMPALYTPMIAMLIGLVFRGVAFEFRWRTTAARNRWDIAFAGGSLLATLAQGVALGAILQGVHVEARNYAGGWWDWLTPFSLLTGIALMIGYSLLGATWLILKTEGALREKAYRLSWYLLFAMLAAIATVSIATPFLSIQYAQHWFAWPNVVLVAPVPVAVAAVTALLIRSLGQKQDSRPFFLVLVLFGLSYAGLGISMYPYIVPQSITIWQAAAPQNSQIFMLVGVAGLVPLILGYTGWAYWVFRGKVRAGSGYH
- a CDS encoding cytochrome ubiquinol oxidase subunit I; this translates as MLSNLDPIVLARAQFAFTMSFHIVFPAFSIGLASYLAVLEAVWLWTGREVFLNLFHYWLKIFAIAFGMGVVSGIVMSYQFGTNWSGFADKTGPVIGPLMAYEVLTAFFLEAGFLGVMLFGLERVGPRLHFVATLMVAIGTLISAFWILSANSWMQTPAGYAVNSDGQFVVADWFKVIFNPSFPYRLVHMVLAAYLTTSLVVGAVGAYHLLRDPHLAGPRVMFSMAMWMAALVAPIQILAGDQHGINTLAHQPAKVMAMEGHYLSHKDGAPLILFGLPNQDAGRVKYAIEIPKLSSLILKHSLDAPLAGLDTVPRENWPPVPITFWSFRIMVALGFLIFGLGLFSLWTRWRGTLFDSRPLHIFALTMGPAGFIAVLAGWITTETGRQPFTVYGLLRTADAASPLAAPAVGSSLLAFIVVYFVVFAAGAIYILRLMAASPHHGEQGPRGDMPTRAAGITPASGVAGQGALS
- a CDS encoding thioredoxin family protein — translated: MTLKLLAVSAALIGIAVTGAVIPGICDEAARAAPMVTAAAAQETAPDFAGITNWFNSKPLNLAELRGKVVLVDFWTYGCVNCVNTLPHVTELYAKYKDRGLVVVGVHTPEFPFERSASNVQAALKRHGITYPVAQDNDSKTWNAYRNRYWPAQYIIDQNGKIVFQHEGEGRYDEIDRTVARLLNANS
- a CDS encoding cytochrome c biogenesis protein CcdA; translated protein: MLELTFALLAGVLTIAAPCTLPMLPILLGASIGRAGHLRPAMIALGFVISFSATALLLGAITRLFDFDPNVLRSAASLLLLGFGLLMLWPAPFEWLSIRLNGWLDLGNSSATQRDGALGGLGGLALGTTLGLVWTPCAGPVLGSILTLVATSKSLSWAGTLLVAYAIGAAIPMLAIAYGGQAATTRVRSLARISPRLQQGFGVVVIAFAVAAYFQYDTLIVAWLTGFYPTGQIGL
- a CDS encoding sigma-70 family RNA polymerase sigma factor, which gives rise to MQNVIAINAQASQSIVAAQATSDDMLLESIADGNRTSMHILYCRHNVRVYRFILRIVRDATTAEDLVSQVFLDVWRTAGQFQGRSQVSTWLLSIARFKALTAMRQRRFEDIDQEDVRQIADDCDTPETSLDRSDTSAILRACVAKLSPAHREIITLVYYHEKSVEEVGQIIGIPQSTVKTRMFYARKQLAELLKGCGVDRFAA